In Candidatus Rokuibacteriota bacterium, the genomic stretch CCGTTGAAGCCGAGCGCCGGATCGACGCTGCCCGGGATGACCATCGGCGGCGCGAACGTCCGGCCGGCGTCGCGGGAAGAGGTGAACCCGAGTCCCTGCGAATAGGTCCCTCGGCTGGGGAAGAGCTCCCAGAGGACGTACAGGTTGTCTCGGCCATCCACGCTCAGCGCCGGAAAATTGACGCTCGCGAACTTCTCCGTGTGCAGGCTCGAAAGCTCCTTCGGCGCCGCGAAGGTGCGCCCCCGATCGAGCGACCGGGTGTAACGGATGCGATAGCGCTCGAAGGGACCGGCCGGACTTTCCGCGTACACGACATGAACGGTTCCCTTGCCGTCCGTCGCGATCTTCGGCGCGTCGGAATGCCCGTCGCTTTCGACGACCCGCGGCTGGCCGAACGACCGGGCCCGGTCGGTCGACCTGGCGACGCGGATGCTCGCGGCCCTGTCTTCCCCGACGGTCCAGGCGAGATAGACATCGCCCGGGGCGTCGACGGCCAGGGAGGGCCCGCGCGCGGGCTTCGCGTCGCCCCAGCCGGCAACCCGCAACGGGCGGGAGAAGCGGCCGCCCCGATCGGTGGAACGGCTGACCCACAGGGTCCCTTCGTACTCCGTCCAGGCGGCGTAGAGATGGCCTTCGGGGCCGATGGCGAGGTCCAGGCTCCCGTTGTGCCAGTAGCGCCGGGTGAGGCGCCCTTTGCCGGACCCGGCGATGTCGTTCGAGAGGTTGAGCGGATTGCTGAAGGTCTTTCCGCCATCGGTCGACCGCGCGAAAAAGATGTCCCCGCCGTGCGAGCCCCCGGAAAAGACGATCTCCTGCCAGAGGAGATACACCTCGATCGGGTCGGTGGAGGTGATGAGCATTCGGGGAAGCCAGGAGAAGACCCGCGGGCTCCTGGAGATGTTGACCGGTTCCTCAAGCCGCTGTCGCCGGTCAGGCGCGTACACCTGGACAAAGATATCCTTCCGGGACTGATCGGCCCAGGCGACGGCGACGAAGCCCTGCTCGTTGATGGCCACGGTGGGGTCGTCGACGTAGTCATACTCCGACTCGTTCATGCGCCAGGGCCCCCGGTATCCGCCGCCCGCGGCGACTTCGATCTTCTCGCCCCATATCACGCCCGGCGGGTCCGCTTGCCCGAGCGCGAACACCGCGGTCGGAACGACCGCCAGCAGCGCGCAAAACCCGAGGTGTATCTTCACTTCAGGTACTCCCCGATCATCGCCAACGGCCAGGGAATGCCCTCCGCCGCGAGCACGCGCACCCGAGTCAGCGGGCGACGAGGGCGGCCATCCGCTCCCGCGTGGCGGCGTCCGGCGTCGCCCCCTGGCCCGCCCGCATGTTGTCCGCCAGGTGCGCGGGCTGGCGCGTGGCGGGGATCACGCAGGTGACGGCCGGGTGGGCGAGGATCCATTTCAGGAAGAACTGAGCCCAGCTCTCGCAGTCGAAGTCGGCAGCCCAGGGCGGCAGCGGCTGCCCGCGCACGCGCCCGAACAGGCCGCCCTCGGCGAAAGGGCGGTTGACCAGCACCGCGATGCCGCGGTCGTGGGCCAGGGGCAGGAGGCGGCGCTCGGCCTCCCGCTCGCCGAGCGAGTAGTTGAGCTGCACGAAGTCGAGCGGCTCGCTCCGCATCACCCGCTCCAGCTCGCCGTAGGCGCCGGCCGTGTAGTGGGTGACGCCGAGGTAGCGGATGCGGCCGGCCTGCTTCCACTCCCGCAGGGTGCGGAGATGGATCTGCCAGTCCACCAGGTTGTGGACCTGCATCAGGTCGAGGCGCCGGGTCCGGAGGCGCTGGAGCGAGCGCTCCATCTGGGCCACGCCGGCCTCGCGCCCGGTCGTCCAGACCTTGGTGGCGAGGAAGAGCGAGGGGTGGAGTCCGAGGTCCGTCGCTAGGTCGCCCACGACCGCCTCGGCCGCCCCGTACATCGGCGACGAGTCGACGACGCGGCCGCCCAGCGCGGCGAAACGTCGCAGGACCTCCCGGAGCGGCTCGCGCTCGGCGGGCGCGGCGTCGACGTCGAAGGTGCGCCAGGTCCCGAGGCCGACGGCGGGGATGGTCTCGCCGGTGGAGGGAACGGGACGCTGGAGCAACGCGGCCGCCGCCCGGGCGCGCGCCCCCCGGCTTCCCGCGAGGCCAGCCGCCGCCGCGGCCATCAAGCGCAGCCACGCCCGCCGCGAGAGCGGCTGGCCGACCAGGTCACCCCTGTCGCTCACTCTGGACGGATCCCCGGCTTGAGTCGCGATACACGCCACGTGACGAGCGCGTGCGAGCCAGCGGGCATCTTCCCTCGATTTTGTGGACACTGCCTGTTCCGCGGTCTTCGTGCTTCACGATCTACTGTGACCCGCCCCGAGGCCTCGATCCTCAAGGAATCCAGCTACCGCGCCGGCTCAGCGGCACCCGCTCCCAGGCGTCTGCTGTAGCCGGAAGTTAGCGTGAGGGCCGTCACCCTTCGAGCCGCCAGCGCGTCAGGTCACACGCGCCGTGAAGGAACGCCAGAATATGGGTGGTTCCATTGCCCCGTGCAGCTTCGCTGAGGAACTCTCGTCCGCCGCCCCAAGGTCCTCGCTCCAGTCCTGCGTCATTTCGTAAACCGGTCGTGTGCTCGCTCGGGCTCGCGCAGAGTCAGTCGATGTCAAGATCGAACTTGCCTCTCGTCGTTTTCAACACAAGGAGGGTTACGTCCGCTGCCCCAGATTGGAATGCGCCCGATAACTGTCCTGCCATTGTGAAACTTCGGCCCACCGCCTCGCTCGTCCACCTCAAATTTGTGCCAGCCCAACAGGAGCTGGACGTTCTTGGACAGCTCATCCAGACGTCATCGTCGGCGTCTCTTGGTGGCCGTCTGCGGCGGCCGCCACCTCCGCGCCCCCAGCGAGTTCAGCACAAGCCGGCCGCGCCGGTCGACACGGCACCGGGCGATCTCCACGCCGCCACCGAGCATCCGCCTGATGGCGAGGGCGGCGGCCCGCCTCTTGAAGAGCGTAGCGTGGACGGGCTCGTTCATGCCATACGTGTCCTGGGACGCGTTGTAGTAGAGAGCAAATCTTGGGCCGAAGGCGCTGACGAGCAAATACCGCGTCCTGTCGTGCAGGTCCTTCACGCGCCGGTCCAGCTCCCGCATCTGGGCCAGGGTGAGTGGTGGCTCATCCTCGGCGGCCCTGTCGACGGCACGAGTTCCCGCGCTGCGCTCGACCCGCGGGGCGTAGGGATTGCGTCGCACCCGCCGCGAGAAACCGTATTCCTTCCGCATCGAGGCCGCTCCGCTCGAGATGCTGCTCTGCGCCGTCCAACGCTGGCGCTAAACGGCGCGCGCGGTTCTTGCGCGCGTCCGTGTTGAGCGCGTGGTTAGACGTGAGCGTGTCTCGCGCAGTCGTCCCGATACGTACTTGTGCAGGACGCTTGCGATCAGGGTTTGGTAAGGCACCCCCTCTTCGTACGCTCGCGCTTGAATGTCCATCAGGTCAGCGGTGGAAAGACGGATATTCACTCGCCGATTCTTGATGAAGGTTGCGCGTGCTGCGCCGCGGAGTGCGCGAAGCTGCGCCTTCGTCGGGCGCGCAGCGACCAATGTGCCTCTCTCATACGCCCTAAGAATGCCCCGCTCGTAGCGATCAAGCGTCTTCATCAGGCTCCCTCCTCCCAAGGTAATCTCGGGTCGCTTTCCGGCTTGGAATAATGGTCTTCAAGAAGTAGTGAGTGCTCTCCTCGACCGAAGGGACAAGGTATATGTAGTTACGGTAGGCCACGACGAGCACGACCTGCCCCGGATACCGCCTCTGGTTCGGGTGAACGAGAACGTCCCTGAGCCCGTCTTCCTCAATTGCAAGAACGATCTCTTCGAAAGAGATCCCGCGCTGTGACTTCAAGCTGTCGTTCTTGTCCGGGTTCCACCGGAACGGCTTCACGTCAACATTCTAGCGTGGACGTGTGCCTTTTGTCATCAGGCGCAACCCGATCGGTCACGGCTAACCATTAGTTAGGAGAGCTCGGGGAAGAGGGAGGGCTGGAGGTCGTCGGACGGGAGGCGCTTTCTTCGCGGCCGCGGCGGCGCCGGCGCGGCCTTGCCGGCCCTGCCCTTCGCGCCTCCGCGACGCGCCGCCCGCTTCGGCTTCACCCATCCCTTCTGCCGCGCGATCTTCTCGCCCTGCTTGATGACCAGCAGGTCGGCGAGCCGGGCCAGGGGGTTGGCGAGGAGCCGGAGGTACTTCTCCCAGTGGCGGGGCGAGTAGGCCAGGGTCCGCATCTGGTCCAGGGCCAGGACGAGCGCGGCGCGGTCGCCCTTGCGGGCCGCGAGGCGGAGCTGCTCGAGAACCCTGGCGGGGCTCACGCGAGAGGGCGGAAGCTTCGCCACGGCCCTCTCACTTGGCCCCCAGCTCCTGGCGGACGATCCGCGCCCCCTCCACCATCGCGCGGAGCTTGGCGACGCCGACCCAGCGCGGCGTCTCCCAGAGGCCGCAGTCGGGCACGACCCAGAGGCGTTCGGGCGCGATGTACTTGAGCGCGAGCCGCAGGCGCTCGGCGACCTCCTCGGGAGTCTCCACCCTGAAGGCCTTGACGTCGATGACGCCGGCCGCGACCTCCTTCTCCGAGGGGAACTCGCCCCAGCATTCGATCTCGGCCATCTCGCGGTTGGCGTACTCGAAGACGAACTGATCCACCCGGGCCGCCAGGATCCCGGGGAAGAGGGGGCGGTAGCGCCGCGGCGCGGCGAAGGCCTTGTTGTGGGCGTTACCGAAGCAGACGTGGAGCGCGAGCTTGGCCCTCACGCCGCCCACCGCCGCGTTCAGCGCCTCCACCATCGGCGCCGGGCCGGCCTTGACGATCCGGTGCTTCCCCGCCCCCATCACGTAGTTGGGCTCGTCCACCTGGAGGAACTCGGCGCCGGCGGCGACGAGGCCCGTGAGCTCGCGGTTCACGATGGCGACGAGGTCGGCGACCAGGTTCTCTTCGCTTTTGTAGGGTCCACCCCGCCGGAGAGGCATCAGGA encodes the following:
- a CDS encoding exo-alpha-sialidase; this encodes MKIHLGFCALLAVVPTAVFALGQADPPGVIWGEKIEVAAGGGYRGPWRMNESEYDYVDDPTVAINEQGFVAVAWADQSRKDIFVQVYAPDRRQRLEEPVNISRSPRVFSWLPRMLITSTDPIEVYLLWQEIVFSGGSHGGDIFFARSTDGGKTFSNPLNLSNDIAGSGKGRLTRRYWHNGSLDLAIGPEGHLYAAWTEYEGTLWVSRSTDRGGRFSRPLRVAGWGDAKPARGPSLAVDAPGDVYLAWTVGEDRAASIRVARSTDRARSFGQPRVVESDGHSDAPKIATDGKGTVHVVYAESPAGPFERYRIRYTRSLDRGRTFAAPKELSSLHTEKFASVNFPALSVDGRDNLYVLWELFPSRGTYSQGLGFTSSRDAGRTFAPPMVIPGSVDPALGFNGSQQGLFMRKLAVNGAGAIAVVNSTFKPNEKSRVRLFRGQAAGR
- a CDS encoding aldo/keto reductase, whose translation is MAAAAAGLAGSRGARARAAAALLQRPVPSTGETIPAVGLGTWRTFDVDAAPAEREPLREVLRRFAALGGRVVDSSPMYGAAEAVVGDLATDLGLHPSLFLATKVWTTGREAGVAQMERSLQRLRTRRLDLMQVHNLVDWQIHLRTLREWKQAGRIRYLGVTHYTAGAYGELERVMRSEPLDFVQLNYSLGEREAERRLLPLAHDRGIAVLVNRPFAEGGLFGRVRGQPLPPWAADFDCESWAQFFLKWILAHPAVTCVIPATRQPAHLADNMRAGQGATPDAATRERMAALVAR
- a CDS encoding cobalamin-independent methionine synthase II family protein, encoding MLADLPLLPTSVVGSHSLPSWLFLVREALQADRLGPTDIREAYDDAVRIAISDQVEAGLDVISDGEMRRVTFIRGFYERLTGIKPLPVPRRLGVPSYDSHCPYEVVDRIDAPEGLGIVDEFAFARSHAPRPLKIAVPGPLTLLMPLRRGGPYKSEENLVADLVAIVNRELTGLVAAGAEFLQVDEPNYVMGAGKHRIVKAGPAPMVEALNAAVGGVRAKLALHVCFGNAHNKAFAAPRRYRPLFPGILAARVDQFVFEYANREMAEIECWGEFPSEKEVAAGVIDVKAFRVETPEEVAERLRLALKYIAPERLWVVPDCGLWETPRWVGVAKLRAMVEGARIVRQELGAK
- a CDS encoding toxin; amino-acid sequence: MKPFRWNPDKNDSLKSQRGISFEEIVLAIEEDGLRDVLVHPNQRRYPGQVVLVVAYRNYIYLVPSVEESTHYFLKTIIPSRKATRDYLGRREPDEDA